The following are encoded in a window of Stieleria sp. JC731 genomic DNA:
- a CDS encoding DNA alkylation repair protein, giving the protein MKKSDVLKLLKENTNERGIEHWKKRGQKDSGLKSFGIGLTVLRKLAKQIGRDHELALQLWKSDVYDAKIVGLLIDEPKKVSRQQAEQQVEDLKGGYLTHVFASCDATLAKTPIAFDLACDWMESEDPLRRQCAYGLIYELSKKNPKGMDDEFLISLIKRIQDTIHDEPMWVRESMNAALMGIGKRNKKLNQAALRAAKAIGPVDIDYGDDNACQPLDVVKHLTADHLKQKLGIK; this is encoded by the coding sequence ATGAAAAAGTCAGACGTCTTAAAGTTACTGAAAGAGAACACGAACGAACGCGGAATCGAGCACTGGAAGAAACGTGGGCAGAAAGATTCCGGCCTCAAAAGCTTTGGAATCGGGCTGACGGTCTTGCGAAAACTAGCAAAACAGATCGGTCGAGACCACGAACTCGCACTTCAGCTTTGGAAGTCGGATGTTTACGACGCAAAAATCGTCGGCCTGCTCATCGATGAACCCAAAAAGGTCTCTCGCCAGCAAGCTGAACAGCAGGTCGAAGATTTAAAAGGCGGCTACCTAACGCACGTTTTTGCATCCTGCGACGCGACACTCGCCAAGACGCCGATCGCTTTTGACTTGGCATGCGACTGGATGGAAAGCGAAGATCCGCTCCGACGCCAATGTGCGTACGGACTGATTTACGAACTGTCCAAGAAGAACCCCAAGGGGATGGATGACGAGTTTCTTATATCGCTAATCAAACGCATTCAAGATACGATTCATGACGAACCCATGTGGGTTCGAGAATCCATGAACGCAGCCTTAATGGGAATTGGCAAACGCAACAAGAAACTTAACCAAGCAGCTTTGCGAGCAGCCAAGGCAATTGGTCCCGTCGACATCGACTATGGCGACGACAACGCATGCCAGCCTCTGGACGTGGTGAAACATCTTACCGCCGATCACCTAAAGCAGAAGCTTGGTATTAAGTAG
- a CDS encoding SDR family NAD(P)-dependent oxidoreductase: protein MTALQIALDASDVNHIDNWGVESRYIGVRGNHLPHMKSVHLEVTVLVETHTVNFMKQLQGRKALITGGTQGIGGEIAVAVSKAGADVLLVGLDDDDQAQRTLQRCREEGVSATLLCCDLSRAPGEYMDSLVNDIVLAMPDVDLLVNNAGTYCDVPYFEMDFDRYMKTMHLNVSAGYFLTQAISRRWAADGITGRVVFTGSINGLLSELDHTAYDTSKGAVAAMVRSFCVSLAPHGIRVNAMAPGLVWTPLTGPAIDQGNMRRWMELHTPNGQVPPANACAGTVVFLLSDAAEHVHGQTIYVDGGMSAWQQPNAPDQF, encoded by the coding sequence ATGACCGCCCTGCAAATCGCACTGGACGCATCGGATGTGAATCACATCGACAATTGGGGTGTGGAGAGCCGCTATATTGGCGTCCGTGGCAATCACCTGCCGCATATGAAATCGGTTCACCTCGAAGTGACAGTCTTAGTGGAAACACACACGGTCAATTTCATGAAGCAACTGCAAGGTCGCAAAGCACTGATCACCGGAGGCACGCAAGGTATCGGTGGCGAAATAGCAGTCGCGGTTTCCAAAGCCGGGGCGGATGTTTTGTTGGTCGGGTTGGATGACGATGATCAAGCACAGCGAACACTTCAGCGGTGTCGGGAGGAAGGCGTTTCGGCAACTTTATTGTGCTGTGATCTGTCACGCGCGCCCGGAGAATACATGGATTCCTTGGTCAACGACATTGTCTTGGCGATGCCGGATGTCGACCTACTTGTCAACAATGCGGGCACCTATTGCGACGTTCCCTATTTCGAAATGGATTTCGATCGCTACATGAAGACGATGCATCTGAATGTCAGCGCCGGGTATTTTTTGACTCAGGCAATTTCCCGGAGATGGGCGGCAGATGGTATCACAGGTCGGGTGGTGTTTACAGGATCGATCAACGGATTGTTGTCCGAGCTTGACCACACTGCTTACGACACCAGCAAGGGAGCGGTCGCGGCGATGGTCCGTAGCTTTTGTGTATCTCTGGCGCCTCATGGCATTCGAGTCAACGCGATGGCACCGGGATTGGTTTGGACGCCATTGACCGGCCCTGCGATTGATCAAGGCAACATGCGACGTTGGATGGAGTTGCATACGCCAAATGGACAAGTCCCACCGGCGAATGCCTGTGCAGGAACGGTCGTGTTTTTGCTATCCGATGCTGCCGAGCATGTCCATGGCCAAACGATTTACGTTGACGGTGGCATGAGTGCCTGGCAGCAGCCGAACGCCCCGGACCAGTTCTAG
- a CDS encoding RidA family protein has protein sequence MSHEARFESLGLELPPAPKPAGVYKPIVVVNGIAYLSGHGPLQSNKTLITGRLGLDMDVEAGYDAARQTGLCLLATLKAHFGTLDKVKRVVKLLGLVQCVDGFPDTPAVINGCSELFRDVFGEENGVGARSAIGTNSLPVKMAVEIEAIFEVEE, from the coding sequence ATGTCACACGAAGCTCGATTTGAATCACTCGGACTGGAACTACCACCAGCACCAAAGCCAGCAGGTGTCTACAAACCGATCGTCGTCGTCAACGGGATCGCCTATTTGTCGGGGCATGGTCCACTGCAATCCAACAAGACACTGATCACCGGACGTCTCGGCTTGGACATGGACGTCGAAGCTGGCTATGACGCTGCTCGACAAACCGGACTTTGTTTGCTCGCTACCCTAAAAGCCCACTTCGGAACGCTCGACAAAGTCAAACGCGTTGTCAAATTGCTGGGCTTGGTCCAGTGCGTTGACGGATTCCCGGATACACCTGCGGTCATCAACGGGTGCAGCGAACTGTTCCGTGACGTGTTTGGGGAAGAAAACGGTGTTGGTGCCCGCAGTGCGATCGGTACAAACAGCTTGCCAGTCAAAATGGCTGTCGAGATCGAAGCGATCTTCGAAGTGGAAGAATAG
- a CDS encoding CBS domain-containing protein: protein MGFLDELNTERVKDLPLRDAIAINEHTIARAAIALMRSNDIGCAVVVKHQWEPCGMFTEQSVIRLLHDGVSLDSTAVSKYLDPSYRCVSLSSPIRRVWDAIVNDGARFLCVTDDDGQLVGLAGQRSLAEYLGDCYARQVAVQRLGSKPWMLEREGA from the coding sequence ATGGGATTCTTGGACGAATTAAATACGGAGCGAGTGAAGGATCTTCCGCTCAGAGACGCGATCGCGATAAACGAACACACCATCGCGCGAGCCGCAATCGCGCTGATGCGATCAAATGACATCGGGTGCGCTGTTGTTGTCAAACATCAGTGGGAACCCTGCGGCATGTTTACTGAACAGTCCGTCATTCGGTTGCTACACGATGGCGTTTCGCTGGACTCGACTGCGGTGTCGAAATACCTGGATCCGTCGTATCGCTGCGTTTCGCTGTCTTCACCAATCCGTCGTGTCTGGGACGCGATCGTCAATGATGGTGCGCGATTTTTGTGTGTCACCGACGACGACGGCCAACTCGTCGGACTCGCCGGTCAGCGGAGCCTGGCGGAGTACTTGGGCGATTGCTATGCCCGCCAAGTCGCCGTCCAACGGCTTGGCAGTAAACCTTGGATGCTCGAACGAGAAGGTGCTTAA
- a CDS encoding CBS domain-containing protein — MNQYHRFDAPDPLPDPLSDYDRPEYRDSTAEHLGEHQVNEINHHPYLTIDAEATVEQAIDLLHKEGVSSLLVLRDDKLVGIFTERDVLEKIAERYNRVRLDLVEDYMTNDPTIVYSGVPAAAAVAAIAIAGHRHVPVLNMDDEIVGIVSPRRVFQFVETSWQS; from the coding sequence ATGAACCAATACCATCGCTTTGATGCCCCTGATCCACTGCCCGATCCACTGAGTGATTACGATCGTCCAGAGTATCGCGACAGCACTGCTGAGCACCTGGGGGAACACCAAGTCAATGAAATCAACCATCATCCCTACCTGACGATTGATGCCGAGGCGACAGTCGAACAGGCAATCGATCTGCTACACAAGGAAGGTGTCTCTAGCCTGCTGGTACTGCGGGACGACAAACTGGTCGGGATCTTTACCGAACGGGACGTGCTGGAAAAGATCGCGGAACGGTACAACCGAGTCCGCCTTGATCTGGTCGAAGACTACATGACCAATGACCCCACGATCGTCTACTCGGGCGTGCCTGCCGCGGCGGCCGTTGCGGCAATCGCGATTGCTGGCCATCGGCACGTTCCGGTGCTGAACATGGACGACGAAATCGTAGGAATCGTCAGCCCCAGACGAGTCTTCCAATTCGTCGAAACCTCTTGGCAATCGTAG
- the mntR gene encoding manganese-binding transcriptional regulator MntR, whose amino-acid sequence MRKKKHERTRRDHASEVAEDYVEAIAESIASNGVCRAVDLVEQFAVTHATVNNTIKRLQRDGLVVTAPYQPIELTPDGKRLATRSKQRHEIVEAFLRRLGVSEQTAAIDSEGIEHHVSKETLDAMKSVIDNGWPT is encoded by the coding sequence TTGCGAAAGAAAAAACACGAACGAACCCGTCGCGACCATGCCAGCGAGGTTGCTGAAGACTATGTCGAAGCGATCGCCGAGTCGATCGCCAGCAATGGCGTCTGTCGCGCGGTCGACTTGGTGGAGCAGTTTGCGGTCACGCATGCAACGGTCAACAACACGATCAAGCGGTTGCAACGCGACGGTTTGGTTGTCACCGCACCTTATCAGCCGATCGAGTTGACTCCCGATGGAAAGCGTTTGGCGACGCGATCAAAACAGCGGCATGAGATCGTCGAAGCGTTCCTGCGGCGGCTTGGCGTCAGCGAGCAAACAGCGGCTATCGACAGTGAAGGGATTGAGCATCACGTCAGCAAAGAGACTTTGGATGCAATGAAGTCGGTCATCGACAATGGATGGCCGACTTAA
- a CDS encoding DUF1559 domain-containing protein, with protein sequence MISRNLVRRPRGFTLIELLVTIAIIGMLVGLLLPAVQASREAARRMSCSNNLRQIGLATQNYHSAFRQFPPGYVSHPTRDGNAPPNVRMDPITWDAGPGWGWQSAILPHVEAGSLFGSLRMDQPLWSDHNRELVAQDLPWTLCPSATESENPLWVQNESGDTMTIAGAELRLGRSHYVASHGQESCWGECGSAATGEVFSNIYTAETKIVKIEGDAQQVADGPFYRNSRTRFRDVLDGTTNTIFYGEHSSALSDKTWAGVVPGAFTHPKFSSPENGPDAAATLTLVHGGPSGGELDITGNPIIHPVNFPTYHVGQMYSQHQGGGYVCMGDGSIQFITDFVDLLIWAELCSMREHEVINWEKL encoded by the coding sequence ATGATCTCAAGAAACTTGGTTCGCCGTCCGCGTGGATTCACGCTCATTGAATTGCTGGTGACGATCGCGATCATCGGCATGCTCGTTGGGCTTCTGCTACCCGCAGTGCAAGCATCCCGAGAGGCGGCTCGGCGAATGTCCTGTAGCAATAACCTGCGGCAGATCGGATTGGCGACTCAAAACTATCATTCGGCCTTTCGCCAGTTTCCTCCGGGATACGTTTCCCATCCCACGCGTGATGGCAACGCTCCACCAAACGTGCGAATGGATCCGATCACCTGGGACGCGGGTCCTGGCTGGGGATGGCAATCGGCAATCCTGCCCCACGTCGAAGCTGGGTCGTTGTTCGGGTCATTGCGGATGGACCAACCCCTTTGGTCAGATCACAACCGCGAACTTGTAGCCCAAGATCTTCCTTGGACACTTTGTCCGTCAGCCACCGAAAGCGAAAATCCGCTTTGGGTTCAAAATGAATCTGGCGACACGATGACGATCGCCGGGGCCGAGCTTCGCTTGGGAAGAAGCCATTACGTCGCCAGCCACGGCCAAGAAAGCTGCTGGGGCGAATGTGGATCCGCTGCCACCGGCGAGGTCTTTAGCAATATCTATACCGCGGAAACGAAGATCGTCAAAATCGAAGGAGACGCCCAACAAGTTGCCGACGGACCGTTCTATCGAAATTCACGAACCAGATTTCGAGACGTCCTTGATGGGACCACAAACACGATCTTTTATGGCGAACACAGCTCTGCGCTCAGCGACAAAACTTGGGCCGGAGTCGTTCCTGGTGCCTTTACCCATCCAAAGTTTTCCAGCCCCGAAAATGGGCCCGACGCAGCGGCGACGCTAACCCTGGTCCACGGGGGGCCTTCAGGTGGCGAGCTTGACATCACCGGAAACCCCATCATTCACCCGGTCAATTTCCCAACCTATCACGTCGGGCAGATGTACTCCCAACACCAAGGCGGCGGCTATGTCTGCATGGGCGACGGTTCCATCCAGTTCATCACCGATTTTGTAGACCTACTCATTTGGGCGGAACTGTGTAGCATGCGAGAACATGAAGTCATCAACTGGGAGAAACTCTAG
- a CDS encoding Gfo/Idh/MocA family protein, giving the protein MKPLNIGMVGYGFMGRTHSNGYCQANHFFDLEYKPVLKAVCARNKEKAQAFADQWGYESVETDWKELLKRDDIDAIDICTPNNLHAEIAIAAAEAGKMVLCEKPISMNTAEGERMCEAVEKAGVKNTVWYNYRRIPAVTLAKQLIDEGRLGKIYHYRANFLQDWTISEDVPQGGAATWRLDAEAAGSGVTGDLLAHCIDTAIWLNGGISDVSAVTETFIKERVHAETGEKKQVKIDDACAFHCHFANGSLGLFESTRYARGHKALYTFEINGQNASIRWDLHDLHRLEYFDHNDDSIVRGWRSVHISDGDQPYMGNWWVPGLNIGYEHSFIHQVADFLKSLETGEPCEPTFRTALETQKVCDAVLASASERAWKNV; this is encoded by the coding sequence ATGAAACCTCTCAATATCGGTATGGTCGGCTATGGATTCATGGGCCGGACTCACAGCAATGGTTACTGCCAAGCGAATCACTTTTTTGATCTTGAGTACAAACCGGTTCTGAAAGCCGTCTGTGCGCGGAACAAAGAAAAGGCACAGGCGTTTGCCGATCAGTGGGGATATGAGTCAGTCGAAACCGACTGGAAAGAGTTGCTTAAACGTGATGATATCGACGCGATTGATATCTGCACGCCTAACAATCTGCATGCGGAGATCGCCATCGCAGCTGCCGAAGCTGGCAAGATGGTGCTTTGCGAAAAACCGATCTCGATGAACACCGCCGAAGGCGAACGGATGTGTGAAGCGGTCGAGAAGGCCGGCGTTAAAAATACCGTCTGGTACAACTATCGTCGTATCCCAGCGGTTACTTTGGCAAAGCAACTGATCGATGAAGGGCGGCTCGGAAAGATTTATCACTACCGCGCCAATTTTCTGCAGGACTGGACGATCTCCGAAGACGTTCCTCAGGGTGGCGCGGCCACTTGGCGATTGGATGCCGAAGCGGCGGGAAGCGGTGTCACGGGTGACTTGCTGGCTCACTGCATCGACACGGCGATCTGGTTGAACGGTGGTATCAGCGACGTTTCTGCTGTGACCGAAACGTTCATCAAAGAACGTGTCCATGCGGAAACCGGTGAGAAAAAGCAAGTCAAGATCGATGATGCCTGTGCATTCCATTGCCACTTCGCAAATGGATCGTTGGGGCTATTCGAATCGACCCGCTATGCACGCGGCCACAAAGCACTCTACACCTTCGAGATCAACGGCCAAAATGCTTCGATCCGATGGGATCTGCACGATCTACATCGCCTGGAGTACTTCGATCACAATGATGACTCAATCGTCCGCGGTTGGCGCAGCGTCCACATCAGCGATGGTGACCAACCCTATATGGGAAATTGGTGGGTTCCAGGTTTGAACATCGGCTACGAACATAGCTTCATTCACCAGGTTGCTGACTTCTTGAAGTCGTTGGAAACCGGTGAGCCGTGCGAGCCAACTTTCCGAACAGCCCTGGAAACCCAAAAGGTTTGTGATGCGGTTTTGGCAAGTGCCAGCGAACGAGCCTGGAAGAACGTCTAA
- a CDS encoding sugar phosphate isomerase/epimerase family protein, producing MKLHNAMWPGLVGKGDGPGEEPPISLEHMLDLTAAAEVNGRKFDGIDYFLFLPHTDPQASDDELRKIADLIASKGFAVGSLVAPVWPGTVGDSAMGDKEQVDKFLSAVKMACRIAGIFNEHGVRQYGVIRIDSAEFGVEKWREDAPANTKKIAGTFREAAKIAADHGERLAAEGEICWAGMHSWKDMLDLLEEVGMPETLGFQADLAHTYLYLMGYNAPEHALLKDGYSEEEFYAAYEQMTDKLRPWTIDFHVAQNDGQVHGAGTHDKTGKHCPADDPNGKLDIVRCSQYWLKDADQRGIQHICWDGCMFPNATLEKPDTWNTILDAMIKVDEAI from the coding sequence ATGAAACTGCATAACGCGATGTGGCCAGGCTTGGTTGGTAAAGGTGACGGTCCCGGTGAGGAGCCGCCAATTAGCCTGGAACACATGTTGGACTTGACCGCAGCAGCCGAAGTTAATGGCCGTAAGTTCGACGGGATCGATTACTTCCTGTTCTTGCCACACACCGATCCGCAAGCCAGCGACGATGAACTGCGAAAGATCGCGGATCTGATCGCGTCGAAAGGTTTCGCCGTTGGGTCGTTGGTCGCTCCGGTTTGGCCAGGAACCGTTGGTGATTCCGCGATGGGTGATAAAGAACAGGTCGACAAGTTTTTGTCGGCTGTGAAAATGGCATGCCGCATCGCAGGAATCTTCAACGAGCACGGCGTTCGTCAGTACGGAGTCATCCGTATCGACAGCGCCGAATTCGGTGTCGAAAAATGGCGTGAGGACGCACCGGCGAATACGAAGAAGATCGCCGGTACGTTCCGTGAAGCGGCGAAGATTGCGGCTGATCACGGCGAACGTTTGGCCGCCGAAGGTGAGATCTGTTGGGCCGGGATGCACAGTTGGAAAGACATGCTGGACTTGCTTGAAGAAGTCGGCATGCCTGAAACGCTTGGGTTCCAAGCCGACTTGGCGCACACCTATCTGTATCTGATGGGATACAACGCACCGGAACATGCACTGCTTAAAGACGGGTATAGCGAAGAAGAGTTCTACGCCGCGTACGAGCAAATGACGGACAAGCTTCGCCCTTGGACGATCGACTTTCACGTCGCACAAAACGACGGACAAGTTCACGGCGCAGGAACGCACGACAAGACCGGAAAGCACTGCCCGGCTGATGATCCAAACGGAAAGTTGGACATCGTTCGCTGTTCCCAGTACTGGTTGAAAGATGCCGATCAACGCGGCATCCAACACATCTGCTGGGACGGCTGTATGTTCCCCAATGCGACTTTGGAAAAGCCAGACACTTGGAACACAATTCTTGACGCGATGATCAAAGTCGACGAAGCGATCTGA
- a CDS encoding aldose 1-epimerase family protein — protein sequence MVKTRTLRSIDDRTQSILWYEKSPLALMVETAEGTITCKHGRFVGGRSDGVEIVRIDTGAIVLDVLPTRGMAIWKIESRDTRFGWDSPIDGPVHPSLVPTYDPSGLGWLEGFDELLTRCGLNSNGAPEHDNSGKLVHPLHGRIGNLPADGLVVEYDEVAGRLELIGEIRESRLFFPNLRLVSRIRVHVGSTKVDVLDDVTNDGSQEATMQLLYHINVGSPVLEAGSKVVMPIEELAPKDSLSAGEIETWDKYEGPQSGYSERVYFAKLRSDDHDQTTVMLHNAGADRGLAVTSSTRTLPRFIVWKNTGDLADGYVTGLEPATNYPNTRSFEAKQDRVLKIAPEQTICFRVSLEPLTDSEAVNATRDRIDLIAGSDPTKIHSTPRPGWTPGA from the coding sequence ATGGTGAAAACGCGCACGCTTCGATCCATCGACGACCGCACGCAAAGCATCCTTTGGTACGAGAAGTCTCCGTTGGCCCTGATGGTCGAGACCGCCGAAGGCACGATCACATGTAAGCACGGTCGATTCGTCGGCGGGCGATCCGATGGAGTCGAAATTGTGCGTATCGACACGGGTGCGATTGTCTTGGATGTGTTGCCAACGCGCGGAATGGCGATTTGGAAAATCGAATCGCGAGACACTCGTTTCGGTTGGGACTCGCCAATCGACGGACCGGTCCATCCGTCATTGGTGCCAACCTATGATCCTAGCGGTCTTGGCTGGCTGGAAGGCTTTGACGAACTACTCACCCGTTGTGGACTCAACAGCAACGGGGCGCCCGAACACGACAACAGCGGAAAACTTGTCCATCCTCTTCACGGGAGGATTGGCAATTTGCCGGCGGACGGTTTAGTCGTCGAATATGACGAAGTCGCGGGTCGTCTGGAACTGATCGGTGAGATCCGAGAGAGTCGGCTGTTCTTTCCCAACCTGCGATTGGTCAGCCGGATTCGCGTCCATGTTGGAAGCACGAAAGTCGACGTTCTGGATGACGTCACCAACGACGGTTCGCAAGAAGCAACGATGCAATTGCTGTATCACATCAACGTCGGCAGCCCCGTCTTAGAAGCCGGCTCAAAGGTTGTAATGCCGATCGAAGAGCTAGCCCCGAAAGATTCGCTTTCGGCGGGTGAGATCGAAACCTGGGATAAGTACGAAGGCCCGCAGTCGGGATACTCCGAACGTGTCTATTTCGCAAAATTGCGCAGTGACGATCACGACCAAACAACCGTGATGCTGCACAACGCTGGCGCCGATCGTGGCTTGGCGGTGACCAGTTCGACGCGAACACTGCCTCGATTCATCGTTTGGAAAAATACCGGCGACTTAGCAGATGGATACGTCACCGGTCTGGAACCGGCGACCAACTATCCCAACACTCGGTCATTTGAAGCCAAGCAAGATCGAGTCTTAAAGATCGCACCGGAGCAAACGATTTGCTTCCGAGTCTCCCTGGAACCGCTGACCGATAGCGAAGCGGTCAATGCGACCCGCGATCGAATCGACCTGATTGCCGGAAGCGATCCGACAAAAATCCACAGCACGCCACGTCCAGGCTGGACGCCAGGTGCATGA
- a CDS encoding TolC family protein, with translation MGKSIVKIGCLGLAGVFSVGCTASRSTLPAEAPGLAIEAASPAETPVVQSSDLQVDKVKAAAAESKATPALAVTAWEVAEPNSVDDALAFSADHPKSQSRLAELLIDEAEAGDEDMTVRQLVNLGNEITDDVAGESNSGLDNDWDSDGKLSLNLPSALAMVSAGHPVVGHARWRVQHAYAQLEQTQVLWLPSIQAGFSFHRHDGNYQASDGNIVDVNRNSFQYGLGNRATGAGTTPNPGVVAQFHLADAVFLPRVAEKNAWAQGHAAGAALNQTLRDVAVAYINLLEAQQRVAIWNACVDRTQKLAKLTADYAEAGEGLRADADRLETELALVNSRLAEADQFVAMKSAELTRAISLEDTRLVHAVDVGMIPLDLNQLDDVSKMSAAEKSSMQGMMVATGLSRRPELKESSALVAAACEAYRREKYAPLVPSVLLGFSTGSFGGGLGADPENFDSRYDFDAAMTWQLRNLGFGDRAARRVRSAEIQQAKYERLRRMDQVAEQVSQAYWQVIQTKARIESTQIAIKSASQSYERNLSRIRDGEGLPLEVLQSNEAFQKANEAYLQAVADHNRAQVQLQWAQGWPVSSGVIGNPETN, from the coding sequence ATGGGAAAATCCATCGTCAAAATCGGTTGCCTTGGGCTCGCCGGTGTCTTTTCCGTTGGGTGCACGGCATCGCGATCGACCTTGCCTGCCGAAGCGCCTGGTTTAGCGATCGAGGCCGCTTCGCCTGCCGAGACTCCGGTGGTCCAGTCGAGTGACCTGCAAGTCGACAAAGTTAAAGCAGCCGCTGCAGAGTCAAAGGCCACTCCGGCACTTGCGGTGACCGCTTGGGAAGTCGCCGAGCCAAATTCTGTAGACGACGCGCTCGCTTTCTCTGCGGATCATCCGAAGTCTCAATCACGACTTGCCGAGTTGCTAATCGATGAAGCGGAGGCGGGCGATGAAGACATGACGGTCAGGCAGCTCGTCAATCTGGGCAATGAAATCACCGATGACGTTGCGGGCGAAAGCAACTCTGGTTTAGACAACGATTGGGATTCCGATGGCAAGTTGTCACTTAACCTGCCATCCGCTCTTGCGATGGTGTCAGCAGGGCATCCAGTTGTCGGCCATGCCCGATGGCGAGTGCAGCATGCCTATGCCCAACTTGAACAGACCCAAGTTTTGTGGCTTCCATCGATCCAAGCCGGGTTCTCGTTTCATCGACATGACGGAAACTATCAAGCGAGTGATGGCAATATCGTCGATGTCAACCGAAACTCATTTCAGTACGGTTTGGGGAATCGAGCGACGGGGGCAGGGACGACTCCCAATCCCGGCGTAGTTGCACAATTTCATCTTGCCGACGCGGTGTTTTTGCCACGCGTTGCCGAAAAGAACGCGTGGGCCCAGGGACACGCTGCCGGTGCAGCTTTAAATCAGACACTTCGGGATGTCGCGGTCGCGTACATCAATTTGTTAGAAGCACAGCAGCGCGTCGCGATTTGGAATGCCTGTGTCGATCGAACACAAAAGCTTGCGAAACTGACCGCGGACTACGCCGAAGCTGGTGAAGGTTTGCGGGCCGACGCCGACCGATTGGAAACCGAGTTGGCACTCGTCAACAGTCGCTTGGCGGAGGCGGATCAATTCGTCGCGATGAAATCCGCTGAACTGACACGAGCGATCAGCTTGGAAGACACACGTCTGGTTCACGCGGTCGATGTCGGAATGATTCCGTTGGACCTGAACCAACTTGATGACGTCTCCAAAATGTCGGCGGCGGAAAAATCATCAATGCAGGGCATGATGGTCGCGACCGGGCTAAGTCGACGGCCGGAGCTGAAGGAATCGAGCGCTTTGGTGGCGGCGGCCTGTGAAGCTTATCGCCGAGAAAAGTATGCTCCGCTGGTTCCCAGTGTTTTGCTTGGATTCTCGACCGGTTCGTTTGGTGGCGGCTTGGGAGCCGATCCAGAGAACTTTGACAGTCGGTATGACTTCGATGCGGCGATGACTTGGCAGCTTCGGAACCTTGGGTTTGGCGATCGAGCCGCACGGCGTGTTCGGTCCGCGGAGATTCAGCAAGCGAAATACGAACGTTTGCGCCGGATGGACCAAGTGGCCGAGCAAGTTTCGCAGGCCTATTGGCAAGTCATCCAAACGAAGGCTCGTATCGAATCGACTCAAATCGCAATCAAGTCTGCGTCTCAGAGCTACGAACGAAATCTTTCTCGGATTCGTGACGGTGAGGGGCTTCCGCTCGAAGTGCTACAGTCCAACGAGGCGTTTCAGAAAGCCAACGAGGCATACCTTCAGGCGGTAGCCGATCACAACCGGGCACAGGTCCAATTGCAATGGGCGCAAGGCTGGCCTGTCAGCAGTGGTGTGATCGGAAATCCCGAAACCAACTAG